The following coding sequences lie in one Candidatus Nitrospira allomarina genomic window:
- the argS gene encoding arginine--tRNA ligase — protein MEKFLQNQVIEAIAVILDKVRDSGELSLDTIPTIVVEPPKRPEWGDFSSSVAMTLASQVRQSPLKVAELLATGLRSQFSDVFVRVTVAPPGFLNLTLHPLRWIQVLRMIQDKGPLYGTSNIGKEKRILLEFVSANPTGPLHVGHGRGAALGQAMARLLASVGFKVSREYYINDAGRQLQLLGRSVYARYREHWGKPSSFPEDGYHGDYIKIVAESVAKTHGQTLLDGSSDEAETLCAQLASQTLLDRIKEDLGTFGVEFDSWFSETSLHTAGLIQQSLDELRQKNLLIEEDGAWWFRSSQFGDEKDRVAQKQDGSYTYLAADMAYHRQKLDRGFDTLINIWGADHHGYIPRMGATVQAFGFAKEALRIVLVQMVSLRRGGQKIEMSKRAGEFVTLREVIDEVGPDAAKFFFLMRRADTHLDFDLELAKQQSSDNPVFYVQYAHARLASLFRVAQERQVPLPTVQDVDQALLIQDEELGLIKTLAQYPFVVENSAMALEPHRVTFYLQELAAQLHAYYNKNRVLPSLDSERNTGDTGDSSKLGASEHTTTLGQERIYESISPDLTAARLALLRQVQTVIGNGLAILGISAPEKM, from the coding sequence GTGGAGAAATTTCTCCAAAACCAAGTCATTGAGGCCATCGCGGTTATCCTGGACAAGGTCAGGGATTCCGGGGAATTAAGTCTGGACACGATTCCAACCATTGTCGTGGAACCTCCTAAGCGACCGGAATGGGGGGATTTTTCTTCTAGTGTCGCGATGACATTGGCCTCACAAGTTCGACAATCGCCTTTGAAAGTAGCCGAACTGTTGGCGACAGGTCTTCGCTCCCAGTTTTCAGATGTATTCGTCCGCGTTACCGTTGCCCCTCCAGGATTTTTAAATTTGACTCTCCATCCCCTCAGGTGGATTCAAGTTTTACGGATGATTCAGGACAAGGGACCGTTGTATGGCACCAGCAACATCGGGAAAGAGAAACGTATTCTCCTGGAGTTCGTGAGTGCGAATCCGACTGGGCCCTTGCATGTCGGACATGGACGAGGAGCGGCATTGGGGCAGGCCATGGCTAGGCTATTGGCATCTGTCGGATTTAAGGTTTCCCGTGAATATTATATTAACGATGCCGGTCGTCAATTACAGTTGTTGGGCCGGTCCGTCTATGCCCGCTATCGAGAGCATTGGGGAAAACCGTCATCCTTTCCCGAGGATGGCTATCATGGAGACTATATAAAAATTGTGGCTGAATCTGTGGCGAAGACCCATGGGCAAACCTTACTGGATGGCTCATCGGATGAGGCCGAAACGCTCTGTGCTCAATTGGCCAGTCAGACGCTTCTGGATCGAATTAAAGAAGATTTGGGTACATTTGGTGTTGAATTTGACTCCTGGTTTAGCGAGACATCCTTACATACGGCGGGTCTTATCCAACAGTCGTTGGACGAACTCCGGCAAAAGAATCTGCTCATAGAAGAGGATGGTGCCTGGTGGTTTCGTTCATCTCAGTTTGGGGATGAAAAGGATCGTGTGGCTCAAAAACAGGATGGGAGCTATACCTACTTAGCGGCCGATATGGCCTACCATCGACAAAAATTAGACCGTGGCTTTGATACGTTAATAAATATTTGGGGTGCGGACCATCATGGATATATTCCAAGGATGGGAGCGACGGTTCAGGCGTTTGGCTTTGCCAAGGAGGCCTTGCGAATCGTCCTGGTACAAATGGTGAGTCTGCGACGTGGTGGTCAAAAAATTGAGATGTCAAAACGTGCCGGTGAATTTGTGACCCTGCGTGAGGTGATTGATGAGGTGGGTCCAGATGCCGCCAAATTCTTTTTCCTGATGAGAAGGGCCGATACGCATTTGGATTTTGATCTGGAATTAGCCAAACAACAGTCTTCCGACAATCCCGTCTTTTATGTTCAGTATGCGCATGCGCGATTGGCCAGTCTCTTTCGAGTGGCGCAGGAACGCCAAGTACCCCTTCCGACTGTCCAGGATGTCGATCAGGCCTTGTTGATCCAGGATGAAGAGTTAGGGCTGATTAAAACGTTGGCACAGTATCCTTTTGTGGTTGAAAACAGTGCAATGGCGTTGGAGCCCCATCGGGTCACGTTTTATCTCCAAGAGCTTGCGGCCCAATTGCATGCCTACTACAACAAAAATCGGGTCCTTCCCTCATTGGATTCTGAGAGGAACACCGGGGATACGGGAGACAGCAGTAAACTGGGGGCAAGTGAGCATACTACAACGTTGGGTCAGGAGCGCATCTATGAAAGTATTTCGCCGGACTTGACCGCTGCTCGCTTAGCCCTGCTTCGGCAAGTCCAGACGGTCATTGGTAATGGGCTGGCCATCCTGGGAATTTCCGCGCCGGAGAAAATGTAA
- a CDS encoding glycosyltransferase family 9 protein gives MSLPPHNLLIVHPGALGDGLLALPAIRVLQATFPSHRLIWFGHKELGDVLVDAQEVHQSYSFDRLKFLTYRGTNDPPQKNFLMIMRRCDRAIGWLEDTEGIWRSWLKAAGIQNCILRSPHDRTLVNHHMVDRYVEILQPWVQTTQVLRDKEINRSVTGPLVLPQSHSRRLSKPIKEPLILLHAGSGSRYKCASPALWASIVKGLMLANPKWNICLVGGPADNDSLRNVQGLLTHLEYGILAGMDLLQIGQYLQHAKLFIGHDSGLSHLAASFGVPSVLLFGPTDPEKWAPRGTHVAVIRKFCHCLGKAAIACCTDMPCLSFSQREVLANVEDVLSGIKASVACPRLECVDETFTVPCLG, from the coding sequence ATGTCCCTTCCACCTCACAATTTATTGATTGTCCACCCTGGCGCATTAGGGGATGGCTTGTTGGCCCTGCCCGCTATTCGGGTTTTACAGGCTACCTTTCCCAGCCACCGACTGATTTGGTTTGGCCATAAGGAATTAGGTGATGTACTTGTGGATGCGCAGGAAGTTCATCAGTCCTATTCTTTTGATAGGCTAAAGTTTTTGACATATCGAGGGACTAATGATCCCCCTCAGAAAAATTTCCTGATGATTATGCGCCGTTGCGATAGAGCCATAGGTTGGTTGGAGGACACAGAGGGTATTTGGCGAAGTTGGTTGAAGGCTGCGGGAATTCAAAATTGTATTCTTCGGTCACCTCATGACAGAACATTGGTTAACCATCATATGGTTGATCGGTATGTGGAAATACTCCAACCGTGGGTTCAGACGACACAGGTCCTCCGTGACAAAGAAATAAACAGGAGTGTTACAGGTCCTCTTGTTTTGCCTCAATCACACTCGCGGAGACTTTCTAAACCTATCAAGGAGCCACTTATCCTTCTCCATGCTGGAAGTGGCAGTCGATACAAATGTGCCTCTCCGGCATTATGGGCGAGCATTGTCAAAGGCCTGATGCTGGCAAATCCGAAATGGAATATTTGTCTTGTAGGTGGACCTGCAGATAATGATTCCCTTCGAAATGTGCAAGGCCTACTGACTCACCTTGAATATGGCATTTTGGCAGGAATGGATCTGCTTCAGATAGGGCAATATTTACAACATGCCAAATTGTTTATTGGGCACGATTCCGGTTTGTCGCATTTAGCTGCAAGTTTTGGCGTGCCTTCGGTATTATTGTTCGGCCCCACTGATCCGGAAAAATGGGCGCCGCGGGGAACTCATGTAGCCGTAATACGAAAATTCTGTCATTGCCTAGGGAAGGCGGCCATTGCGTGTTGTACGGATATGCCGTGTCTTTCTTTTTCCCAAAGGGAAGTTCTCGCAAATGTTGAAGACGTGTTAAGTGGTATAAAAGCGTCCGTGGCCTGCCCACGCCTCGAGTGTGTTGATGAAACGTTTACGGTGCCTTGCCTTGGCTAG
- the mobA gene encoding molybdenum cofactor guanylyltransferase → MTNIQKITNISAVVLAGGKSRRMGKDKRTLEWGGTTFLDKVCLTIGELFDEIILVTAIEDYPCGHLPVRLVTDAIPQKGSLGGIYTGIKEASYSSVFVVACDMPFLNPFVISRLCALPETDVVMPKLSTGYQPLHARYSKRCSFIMEKMIQKGNLRIQSLIQDPSLSIQIVEEPLFEDIDPHGYSFLNINTPADYEFARKADAHLK, encoded by the coding sequence ATGACCAATATACAAAAAATTACAAACATTTCCGCAGTGGTCCTGGCTGGCGGGAAAAGCCGGAGGATGGGAAAAGATAAACGAACCCTCGAATGGGGAGGAACTACCTTTCTTGACAAAGTTTGTCTCACTATAGGGGAATTATTTGATGAGATAATACTGGTGACCGCAATAGAAGATTACCCTTGCGGGCATCTCCCTGTTCGATTAGTGACTGACGCCATTCCCCAAAAAGGCTCATTAGGTGGAATATACACCGGGATTAAGGAAGCATCTTATTCCTCCGTTTTTGTGGTGGCTTGCGATATGCCATTTTTAAATCCTTTCGTTATTTCAAGGCTTTGTGCTCTTCCTGAAACTGATGTGGTAATGCCCAAACTTTCGACAGGATATCAGCCTCTTCATGCACGATATTCCAAACGATGCTCCTTCATAATGGAGAAAATGATTCAGAAAGGGAATCTTCGAATTCAAAGTCTGATTCAGGACCCATCCCTTTCCATTCAAATTGTTGAGGAACCGTTATTCGAGGACATCGATCCACATGGGTATTCTTTTTTGAATATCAATACACCCGCTGATTATGAATTTGCCAGAAAAGCTGATGCTCATTTGAAGTAA
- a CDS encoding c-type cytochrome: MNEIQIDTGHFEKRMVMNETNTAGYGRRGLGAWLLSCGLLFGGLGFANTSHAEMAEGFAEGSRPAPPSAEQVEAGKRVYFTKCVWCHGVNGAGDGPGADRLWPRPRNFNAGTFKIRHTASGELPLIDVDLFQTVTHGLPGSAMPSWEGILTEDQRRDVLAFVTTELVKDRSWQDTEFEEFHVLQLDKIEPVPPTAESVKRGSELVKEMKCIECHGLEGRGDGNAFNLKDDWGFSIQPADWHKCWNFRGSRQDAYNVKNIFRTFSTGVSGTPMPSFADNTTVEDRWHIANYVNHLCERDKDVDIAGGNVTDEIAAELVAAKPRSIDPLTDKPKVDFVVPSKFVEGELPVDEHDERWDLVDRRIVAMGGQITHKPRNFVTRIDDVWVQSLYNETHISFMFRWDDRTKSVQQDEVDWEPYEVNLGDYGIEEQPPGGSKFADDPEHPESIAAKQTAYQVFNDGLAFQLPIKWQELPAPRKPRYFWGDEGFPVDITKWTADGELKAYQGTGWDVDFDDRDDFTEQLKTVKAEWKDGRWTVIVTRPLKGDYEEDAYIELGKYIPINFFVWDGHNGDVGRKMAVSAFYYLVLEPPIEKETYIYPTLAAIGLVLVEGWILTRRANRRKGKV; encoded by the coding sequence ATGAATGAAATTCAAATCGATACTGGACACTTTGAAAAGAGGATGGTCATGAACGAAACCAATACAGCCGGATATGGTAGACGTGGCCTAGGAGCATGGCTTCTGAGTTGCGGTCTCCTTTTTGGGGGGCTCGGCTTTGCTAACACGTCCCATGCGGAAATGGCGGAAGGATTTGCCGAGGGGAGCCGTCCTGCTCCACCATCTGCCGAACAAGTTGAAGCAGGGAAGCGAGTGTATTTCACCAAATGTGTTTGGTGCCATGGCGTTAACGGGGCGGGAGACGGTCCGGGAGCAGATCGACTTTGGCCCAGGCCACGTAATTTTAATGCAGGTACTTTTAAAATCCGTCATACGGCCAGCGGTGAATTACCTCTCATTGACGTGGATTTATTTCAAACTGTGACACATGGATTGCCGGGATCGGCTATGCCTTCCTGGGAAGGTATTTTGACTGAGGACCAACGCAGGGATGTCTTGGCCTTTGTCACGACCGAATTGGTTAAAGATCGTAGTTGGCAAGATACCGAATTTGAAGAATTTCATGTGTTGCAATTGGATAAAATTGAACCAGTTCCTCCTACGGCAGAATCGGTGAAGCGTGGATCCGAACTTGTGAAAGAAATGAAGTGTATTGAATGCCATGGGTTGGAGGGCCGCGGAGACGGGAATGCATTCAACCTCAAGGATGACTGGGGTTTTTCCATTCAACCTGCCGACTGGCATAAATGTTGGAATTTTAGAGGTAGCCGGCAGGATGCCTATAATGTCAAGAACATTTTCAGGACATTTTCTACGGGGGTAAGCGGAACGCCTATGCCTTCGTTTGCCGATAATACTACCGTCGAGGATAGATGGCACATTGCAAACTATGTAAACCATCTTTGTGAAAGGGATAAGGACGTAGATATTGCCGGCGGGAATGTGACGGATGAAATCGCTGCCGAGTTAGTAGCAGCCAAACCCCGGTCAATCGATCCTTTAACGGATAAGCCCAAAGTCGATTTCGTTGTTCCTTCGAAATTCGTTGAGGGGGAGTTACCCGTTGACGAGCACGACGAACGGTGGGACCTGGTTGATCGTAGGATCGTGGCAATGGGGGGCCAGATCACCCATAAGCCACGAAACTTCGTAACCAGAATTGACGATGTGTGGGTTCAATCGCTCTACAACGAAACCCATATTTCGTTTATGTTCCGTTGGGATGACAGGACAAAAAGTGTCCAGCAAGATGAGGTAGACTGGGAGCCCTATGAGGTAAATCTTGGTGATTATGGAATAGAGGAGCAGCCTCCCGGAGGCTCGAAGTTTGCTGATGATCCTGAACATCCTGAATCTATCGCTGCCAAACAAACTGCCTATCAGGTTTTTAATGATGGGCTTGCCTTCCAATTGCCGATAAAATGGCAGGAATTGCCTGCACCTCGGAAACCAAGATATTTCTGGGGCGATGAGGGATTTCCCGTGGACATCACCAAATGGACGGCTGACGGGGAATTGAAAGCCTATCAAGGTACAGGGTGGGATGTAGATTTCGATGATCGTGACGATTTCACCGAACAATTAAAAACGGTGAAAGCCGAGTGGAAGGATGGAAGATGGACTGTTATCGTCACCAGACCACTTAAAGGTGACTACGAAGAGGATGCCTACATTGAATTGGGAAAATATATTCCTATTAATTTCTTCGTGTGGGATGGTCACAATGGGGACGTAGGACGTAAGATGGCAGTTTCCGCTTTCTATTATCTGGTGTTAGAGCCACCGATTGAAAAGGAAACATATATTTACCCAACGCTGGCCGCTATTGGGTTGGTCCTTGTGGAAGGGTGGATTTTGACCCGGCGGGCCAATAGGCGTAAAGGTAAAGTCTAA
- a CDS encoding c-type cytochrome, with product MTWLKLVEGYMPMQMISELAVCILVFSIINYSLKRAGIGLPKFWAGIFVWCFVNLFYLKYRIYPPIPFSVRAIYGTVSACGIFMWVSGSQQEWEEFKRPIINVLDAKTGMTKFIRTALLILLPIGLWGFAYNSFLPSFDEPIELRTVHPAPPATTKVHGKTYVLQTASNPYRINPEGKYDQAYSNAHIVSQDMGRLMKDVKNPEDNPWDPNAKGYIKHVREGGEIFFQNCHFCHGDNLNGRGLWAFAFNPIPANFTDAGTIAQLQETFVFWRVAKGGIGLPGEGFPWASVMPPWEQHLTVDEIWKVIMFEYWHTGYYPRTWE from the coding sequence ATGACGTGGCTTAAACTAGTTGAAGGCTACATGCCGATGCAGATGATTTCAGAGTTGGCGGTCTGCATCCTTGTATTTTCTATTATTAACTATTCTCTTAAAAGAGCAGGCATAGGTTTGCCCAAGTTTTGGGCAGGTATCTTTGTCTGGTGTTTTGTGAATTTGTTCTATCTCAAGTATCGAATCTATCCGCCCATTCCCTTTAGTGTGAGGGCCATTTATGGGACGGTTTCAGCTTGCGGTATTTTTATGTGGGTGTCGGGTTCACAGCAGGAGTGGGAGGAGTTTAAGCGTCCTATCATAAATGTTTTGGACGCCAAAACTGGAATGACTAAGTTCATTCGAACAGCCTTATTGATTTTGCTACCAATCGGGCTTTGGGGGTTTGCCTACAATTCTTTCCTTCCCAGCTTTGATGAACCCATTGAGTTGAGAACCGTGCATCCAGCCCCACCGGCGACAACAAAAGTGCATGGAAAAACGTATGTATTGCAAACTGCCTCGAATCCCTATCGAATTAATCCAGAGGGGAAATACGATCAGGCATACAGCAATGCTCATATCGTAAGTCAGGATATGGGACGTTTAATGAAGGATGTAAAAAATCCGGAAGATAACCCCTGGGATCCCAATGCTAAGGGGTATATTAAACATGTTCGGGAAGGGGGAGAGATTTTTTTCCAAAATTGCCATTTCTGTCATGGGGATAATTTGAACGGTCGCGGCCTCTGGGCGTTTGCCTTTAATCCAATTCCTGCCAATTTTACAGATGCCGGGACCATTGCTCAGCTTCAAGAAACCTTTGTTTTCTGGCGGGTGGCTAAAGGTGGAATTGGGCTTCCTGGTGAAGGATTCCCATGGGCATCCGTCATGCCCCCGTGGGAACAGCATTTAACGGTTGATGAAATTTGGAAAGTCATCATGTTTGAATACTGGCACACCGGGTATTACCCGCGTACTTGGGAATAA
- a CDS encoding nitric oxide reductase, which yields MVELLGRAIEMGWPVLLMLVGLLLYFQATISDPVKKKRASFQTIVGIFCAFLAFIAISNYVDNFEGNSGLLPVSLVMITIMTFVMGLYFPNISALMKIGGFMFFVAAALSGYGNWLPQVEGGFPPPVVKLDFQSMSAQQLGDEGEKIIFGGIGQSKTQGAIGKGQCPLCHGFQKGFLSERAPNLYGIPDTAPERLKEPNYHMNNPEARTTEQKEAFPGSGTATNAQEYIAESHACPSCFVVTGFGVKGSNDTVSPMPKIHKPPISLTLGELAAVDTWIYTREGKEPPAYDEIVASYEKFIPEADRPAAGGEEEAGGGGGNLLADGSEPYDKLFMKAGCPACHTIPGIEGATGKVGPLLMEGSNAPNRLKDPGYQGKAKSPKEYITESILNPSAYVVKDFPDNQMPKDFGVRLTGGALSKMVDYLAQLKEGQPLPPKE from the coding sequence GTGGTTGAGTTATTGGGACGGGCCATAGAAATGGGTTGGCCAGTATTGCTGATGCTGGTTGGGTTGTTGCTATATTTCCAGGCAACAATATCTGATCCTGTAAAAAAGAAACGGGCGAGTTTCCAGACGATAGTTGGAATTTTCTGTGCATTTTTGGCGTTTATCGCCATTTCAAATTACGTAGATAATTTTGAAGGGAACAGCGGTTTATTGCCGGTTTCTCTGGTCATGATTACCATCATGACTTTCGTTATGGGGCTTTACTTTCCCAACATCAGTGCACTGATGAAAATTGGAGGCTTCATGTTCTTTGTGGCAGCCGCTCTCTCTGGATATGGAAATTGGCTGCCTCAAGTCGAGGGTGGATTTCCTCCTCCTGTTGTCAAGCTGGACTTCCAAAGTATGTCAGCACAGCAACTGGGTGATGAAGGGGAAAAAATTATTTTCGGTGGAATTGGCCAAAGTAAAACGCAAGGGGCCATCGGCAAAGGCCAATGCCCATTGTGCCATGGATTTCAAAAAGGCTTTTTGAGTGAGCGTGCCCCGAATCTCTATGGAATTCCCGATACGGCCCCTGAGAGATTAAAAGAACCGAATTATCACATGAATAATCCTGAGGCACGTACCACTGAACAAAAGGAAGCTTTTCCAGGGTCAGGAACGGCAACGAATGCTCAAGAATATATCGCCGAGTCCCATGCATGTCCAAGCTGTTTTGTGGTGACTGGTTTTGGTGTGAAGGGGTCGAATGACACGGTAAGCCCCATGCCCAAGATTCACAAGCCACCGATATCATTGACTTTGGGAGAATTGGCCGCGGTGGATACCTGGATATACACCCGGGAAGGGAAAGAACCTCCAGCTTATGATGAAATCGTCGCATCATATGAAAAATTTATTCCGGAAGCAGACCGCCCCGCGGCAGGTGGAGAAGAAGAAGCTGGAGGAGGTGGTGGAAACCTTTTGGCGGACGGAAGCGAGCCATACGACAAGCTGTTTATGAAAGCCGGTTGTCCGGCCTGCCATACCATCCCAGGAATTGAAGGTGCCACGGGAAAAGTCGGTCCTCTCCTCATGGAGGGGTCGAATGCCCCAAATCGTCTCAAAGATCCAGGTTATCAGGGTAAAGCCAAATCACCCAAGGAGTACATTACTGAATCGATATTAAACCCAAGTGCCTATGTTGTGAAAGATTTTCCGGACAATCAAATGCCAAAAGATTTTGGCGTAAGATTGACAGGCGGGGCTCTCAGTAAAATGGTTGATTATTTGGCACAATTAAAAGAAGGCCAACCTTTACCTCCAAAAGAATAA
- a CDS encoding cytochrome ubiquinol oxidase subunit I: MGRLFNQMTRGKKKLFAVSALMVMGCLLLLPIFLSVTAVAGGGGAPAGGPPPEVVAAQKAAGEEGEAEKVEMGRDVYYKTEGPAIGMPAPVTEDNETFYPRYNFESRVLLWVANQQHLYYGSFVLAVPIFCMCIEFAGMVSKDKAMAKKYDQLAYDFIKISLTAYSLTAILGGILIFTFLTLYPAFFGYLSSIFRPVMHIYALTFVAESATLYIYYYGWDKMREGVLKWVHLSMSVILNVIGTVLMFLANSWIAFMMSPAGVDEQGRYLGNIWHVIHTALWNPLNVHRILGNMAFGGGVVAAYAAYRFLSSKTDEERAHYDWMGYIAMSLGVAFLIPLPFAGYWLMREVYAYRQQMGITLMGGLLAWLFIIQATMIGILFLTTNYYLWQALGRMTGGERFQKYIKYLVFILVVGLLVFITPHTIVMTPAELKAMGGQQHPVLGNYGVMSAKNGGINAIIMTTVLSFIWYQRGNRVPTVSWAKFGNIFMGCFFIIAQLNNVWLACYGYFIPANVRIGLSVPQVAGTLSCLLLMTPLNLAMLKNGRQLGPIRWGQIPPRSQYAIIMLATAFTWMMGLMGYIRSSVRLFWHVNEVMRDNSPWAYTHTIGFAANVISFNVLFFWISIMFVFWLGTLGAKKVPVPSPAGQPVPSPQSATGH; this comes from the coding sequence ATGGGTCGCCTGTTCAATCAAATGACCCGGGGGAAGAAAAAGTTGTTTGCCGTATCGGCCTTGATGGTGATGGGCTGTCTGCTGTTGTTGCCGATTTTCCTGTCAGTCACCGCCGTGGCAGGTGGGGGTGGTGCACCGGCTGGTGGTCCTCCTCCGGAAGTAGTTGCCGCGCAAAAGGCAGCAGGTGAGGAGGGTGAAGCGGAAAAGGTGGAAATGGGCCGGGACGTTTATTACAAGACCGAAGGTCCAGCCATTGGGATGCCTGCACCGGTAACGGAAGACAATGAAACATTTTACCCTCGGTATAACTTTGAGAGTCGTGTCCTTCTTTGGGTGGCCAACCAGCAGCATCTTTATTATGGAAGTTTTGTGTTGGCGGTACCAATCTTTTGCATGTGTATCGAATTTGCCGGGATGGTCAGTAAAGATAAAGCCATGGCCAAAAAATATGATCAATTGGCTTATGATTTTATTAAGATCAGCCTGACTGCATATTCTTTAACCGCCATTCTTGGTGGGATTTTGATCTTTACCTTCCTCACGCTCTATCCGGCCTTCTTTGGATATTTATCCAGTATTTTCCGGCCGGTCATGCACATCTATGCCTTAACGTTCGTGGCGGAAAGTGCAACCCTCTACATTTATTATTACGGTTGGGACAAGATGCGGGAAGGTGTCTTGAAATGGGTTCATCTCAGCATGTCCGTCATCCTGAATGTGATTGGGACAGTGTTAATGTTCCTTGCCAATTCGTGGATTGCATTCATGATGTCACCGGCTGGAGTAGATGAGCAAGGACGTTATCTTGGAAATATCTGGCACGTGATTCATACGGCGCTGTGGAATCCTTTGAATGTTCATAGAATTCTCGGAAACATGGCCTTTGGTGGTGGTGTGGTGGCAGCCTATGCAGCTTACCGTTTCCTTTCTTCAAAAACAGATGAAGAGCGGGCTCATTACGATTGGATGGGCTACATCGCAATGAGTTTAGGTGTAGCATTTCTCATCCCATTGCCCTTTGCGGGTTATTGGTTGATGCGTGAGGTATATGCCTACCGTCAACAAATGGGAATCACCTTGATGGGTGGGTTGTTGGCTTGGTTGTTTATTATTCAAGCCACCATGATCGGAATCCTGTTCCTGACCACCAATTATTACTTGTGGCAAGCCCTCGGACGGATGACCGGTGGTGAACGTTTCCAGAAGTATATTAAGTATCTCGTGTTTATTTTAGTTGTTGGTCTTCTGGTTTTCATTACGCCACATACGATCGTCATGACCCCGGCCGAATTGAAAGCTATGGGTGGTCAACAACATCCGGTTCTGGGTAATTATGGTGTTATGTCGGCAAAAAATGGGGGCATTAATGCCATTATTATGACGACCGTTTTAAGCTTTATATGGTACCAGCGAGGGAACAGGGTACCAACAGTTAGCTGGGCCAAATTTGGCAATATTTTTATGGGATGTTTTTTCATCATAGCCCAGCTAAACAATGTTTGGTTGGCTTGTTATGGGTATTTCATTCCTGCCAACGTGCGAATTGGGTTGTCGGTGCCTCAGGTGGCCGGAACATTGTCATGTTTGCTGTTAATGACGCCACTGAATCTTGCAATGCTAAAAAATGGAAGACAGTTGGGACCAATTAGATGGGGACAAATTCCCCCGCGTTCCCAATATGCCATCATCATGTTGGCCACAGCATTCACCTGGATGATGGGATTGATGGGCTATATCCGTTCTTCGGTGAGATTGTTCTGGCACGTCAACGAGGTCATGCGAGATAACTCTCCATGGGCGTATACCCATACAATCGGGTTTGCGGCCAACGTTATTTCGTTTAACGTGTTATTTTTCTGGATCAGTATTATGTTTGTCTTTTGGTTGGGAACTCTTGGTGCGAAAAAAGTACCGGTTCCTTCGCCGGCAGGGCAGCCAGTTCCATCTCCTCAGTCTGCAACTGGTCATTGA
- a CDS encoding formylglycine-generating enzyme family protein, whose product MDGRFKLIFLIAVLFMTGLPVLGILRGTDAPPSPPDRDLQSQPSSASETSSEASREVALSGRANEDEMVEIPAGEFILGSNQGGFNEKPAHVAHLDAYWIDRYEVTYQRYMEFVEATGHRQPGPPSRYAEKLGLLRGPHQPITYVSWSDANDYCRWRGKRLPTEQEWEKAMRGTDGRTWPWGEGLSGHPANFAGEADGYVVSAPVGAFPLDQSVFGVYDGAGNVMEWTDNWYVEDLYLQENIATPASNRSPSTYKTMRGSGYTSQGVDIRITNRSFMVPDFRDETIGFRCARSD is encoded by the coding sequence ATGGACGGTCGATTTAAACTTATTTTTTTGATTGCAGTGTTATTTATGACCGGGTTGCCGGTATTGGGAATATTAAGGGGAACCGATGCTCCTCCATCGCCACCGGATCGCGATCTTCAATCTCAGCCTTCTTCAGCCTCGGAGACATCATCTGAGGCATCAAGGGAGGTGGCGCTTTCTGGTCGGGCAAATGAAGATGAGATGGTTGAAATTCCTGCTGGGGAATTCATTCTTGGGAGTAATCAAGGCGGATTCAATGAAAAGCCTGCGCACGTCGCTCATCTCGATGCATATTGGATTGATCGGTACGAGGTTACCTATCAGCGGTATATGGAGTTTGTTGAAGCTACTGGACATCGGCAGCCTGGTCCGCCTTCCCGCTATGCCGAAAAGCTCGGTTTGCTGCGAGGGCCTCATCAGCCGATTACCTATGTGTCATGGAGTGATGCGAATGATTATTGTCGATGGAGAGGAAAGCGTCTTCCTACTGAACAGGAATGGGAAAAGGCTATGCGAGGGACAGATGGTCGCACCTGGCCCTGGGGTGAGGGTCTCAGCGGCCATCCTGCCAATTTTGCAGGAGAGGCCGATGGTTATGTTGTGTCGGCTCCGGTGGGGGCTTTTCCTCTTGATCAAAGTGTATTTGGAGTTTATGACGGCGCAGGAAATGTTATGGAATGGACGGATAATTGGTATGTCGAAGATCTTTACCTTCAAGAAAATATTGCTACGCCGGCGAGTAATCGGTCTCCTTCTACCTACAAGACAATGAGAGGTAGTGGCTATACGAGCCAAGGAGTCGATATCAGGATAACCAATAGAAGCTTTATGGTTCCTGATTTCAGAGACGAGACGATTGGGTTCAGGTGTGCACGTTCAGATTAA